The proteins below are encoded in one region of Desulfovibrio psychrotolerans:
- a CDS encoding CbbQ/NirQ/NorQ domain-containing protein codes for TIEVTFSTRTLIRWATLTIRFQPLARQNIQPIRYALDRALGYRASRETRAMLHELAQRMFPAAEATTNTP; via the coding sequence GACCATCGAGGTGACCTTCTCCACCCGAACCCTCATCCGCTGGGCCACACTGACCATCCGGTTTCAGCCGCTGGCCCGGCAGAATATACAGCCCATCCGTTACGCCCTGGACCGGGCCTTGGGCTACCGGGCCTCACGCGAAACCCGCGCCATGCTCCATGAGCTTGCCCAGCGCATGTTCCCGGCAGCGGAAGCAACTACCAACACACCATAG